A genomic segment from Kyrpidia tusciae DSM 2912 encodes:
- a CDS encoding carbon-phosphorus lyase complex subunit PhnI → MAYAAVRGGRRAIQEANRLLDYYRLKGGSAPIEVRQIRDQMRLAVDQVMGEGSLYDPDLAALALKQAEGDTLEAAFLLRAFRSTVPRNQYSLAVDTSRMRVIRRISAAFKDVPGGQFLGPTRDYTQRLLRFELMEETEERAREFLKKYVEGDEWKELETQGPLDFPKMIDWLRAKGLLENPDAAEGQREPGPIDDITRRSIRFPASRSMRMQALARGETGALLAFAYSVARGYGAIHPTLGELRVGYVPVLVPHPLHSGEVVTIGEVLVTEAEVVARMRERTDRLEAKFSLGYGLCFGHNEIKAIAMAALDRAMVSENPQAPAEDEEFVLYHIDGIESSGFVAHWKLPHYVDFQAEMIRVGSIQRQRGPRA, encoded by the coding sequence ATGGCATATGCGGCGGTGCGCGGCGGACGAAGGGCCATCCAGGAAGCGAATCGCCTGTTGGATTACTACCGCTTGAAAGGGGGCAGCGCCCCCATCGAAGTCCGTCAAATCCGCGACCAAATGAGGCTGGCCGTGGACCAGGTCATGGGGGAAGGCTCCCTCTATGATCCCGATCTCGCCGCCCTGGCCCTGAAACAGGCCGAGGGCGACACCCTGGAGGCCGCTTTTCTTCTGCGGGCGTTTCGTTCCACCGTTCCGCGGAACCAGTACTCCCTGGCGGTGGATACCTCCAGGATGCGGGTGATCCGCCGCATTTCCGCGGCGTTCAAAGATGTGCCGGGCGGGCAGTTTCTGGGCCCGACCCGGGATTACACCCAGAGGCTCCTTCGATTTGAATTGATGGAGGAAACCGAGGAGCGCGCCCGGGAGTTTCTCAAGAAATACGTGGAAGGCGATGAGTGGAAAGAACTCGAGACCCAGGGGCCGTTGGATTTTCCCAAAATGATCGATTGGCTCCGGGCGAAGGGCCTGTTGGAAAATCCGGATGCCGCCGAGGGGCAACGGGAGCCGGGGCCCATCGACGACATCACCCGGCGGTCCATCCGCTTTCCGGCGAGTCGGTCGATGCGGATGCAGGCATTGGCCCGGGGAGAAACCGGGGCGTTGTTGGCCTTCGCCTATTCCGTCGCCCGGGGGTACGGGGCCATTCACCCCACCCTCGGTGAACTGAGGGTCGGGTACGTGCCTGTGTTGGTCCCCCATCCGCTGCACAGCGGGGAAGTGGTTACCATTGGCGAGGTGTTGGTGACCGAGGCGGAGGTGGTGGCCAGGATGAGAGAACGAACGGACCGGTTGGAGGCCAAGTTTTCCTTGGGATATGGGCTGTGCTTTGGGCATAACGAAATCAAGGCCATCGCCATGGCCGCCCTGGACCGGGCCATGGTGTCCGAGAATCCCCAGGCTCCGGCCGAAGATGAGGAGTTTGTCCTGTACCACATCGACGGCATCGAATCGTCGGGATTTGTCGCCCATTGGAAACTCCCTCATTATGTCGATTTCCAAGCCGAGATGATTCGGGTGGGATCAATCCAACGGCAGAGGGGGCCCCGGGCGTGA
- the phnH gene encoding phosphonate C-P lyase system protein PhnH has protein sequence MAEVQFDEVRYTQVLFRQLLDAMARPGKPVAVEPAPGEPGPWGIPKSRGHRCVLGIGLTLLDPETTFWLPESDRGFGTLLQRHTRSRTASVDRCDFAFVQGEQRFPIERLPRGTFTYPDRSATVVCRVRRFAREPFPADRLIHVTLRGPGIPGERRLYIDTVHPDTLGAWREINREFPLGLDWILVDGFGFVCGVPRSTSLEWEVL, from the coding sequence ATGGCCGAAGTACAATTTGACGAGGTTCGGTACACCCAGGTGCTGTTTCGCCAACTGTTGGATGCGATGGCGAGGCCGGGGAAACCGGTGGCCGTGGAACCCGCGCCCGGTGAACCGGGGCCTTGGGGGATTCCGAAATCTCGGGGGCACAGGTGCGTTTTGGGAATCGGCCTCACCCTGTTGGACCCGGAGACGACCTTTTGGCTCCCGGAGTCGGACCGGGGGTTCGGAACCCTGCTGCAACGGCACACCCGGTCCCGAACGGCGTCGGTCGATCGGTGCGACTTTGCGTTTGTCCAGGGGGAGCAGCGATTTCCCATCGAGCGCCTTCCCCGGGGGACGTTCACATATCCCGACCGGAGCGCCACGGTGGTCTGCCGGGTCCGTCGCTTCGCCCGGGAGCCGTTTCCGGCCGATCGGCTGATTCACGTTACCCTGCGCGGGCCGGGTATCCCGGGGGAGCGGCGGCTGTACATCGACACTGTCCACCCCGACACTTTGGGGGCCTGGCGGGAGATCAACCGGGAGTTTCCGCTCGGCTTGGATTGGATCCTCGTGGACGGGTTCGGGTTTGTTTGCGGCGTACCCCGGAGCACATCATTGGAATGGGAGGTGCTATAA
- the phnG gene encoding phosphonate C-P lyase system protein PhnG, producing the protein MNSERRTRILQRVPMERLSAWVDEVRRLGDVQWIKPARPGLVMMRARETVRQEDFYVGEIYVSESTVSVDGEWGYGVAMGNQPERADGLAVLDAVFHSSREKWKSLVREIEDWLVAEEARQEEAWRKEFALVRRSRVDFEMMDEEDGGRDGRSTI; encoded by the coding sequence ATGAATTCCGAACGGCGTACGCGGATTTTGCAAAGGGTACCGATGGAGCGGCTGTCCGCCTGGGTGGACGAGGTTCGCCGACTCGGGGATGTCCAGTGGATCAAACCGGCCCGACCCGGGCTGGTGATGATGCGCGCCCGGGAAACGGTCCGGCAGGAAGACTTTTATGTGGGAGAAATCTACGTCTCTGAAAGTACGGTATCGGTGGACGGCGAATGGGGATATGGAGTGGCCATGGGGAACCAGCCGGAACGGGCTGACGGTCTCGCGGTGTTGGACGCCGTTTTCCATTCATCCCGGGAAAAATGGAAATCTCTGGTCCGCGAAATAGAGGACTGGCTTGTCGCCGAGGAGGCCCGGCAGGAAGAGGCCTGGCGCAAAGAGTTCGCCCTCGTCCGTCGAAGTCGCGTGGATTTTGAAATGATGGATGAGGAGGACGGTGGACGAGATGGCCGAAGTACAATTTGA
- a CDS encoding GntR family transcriptional regulator, translating into MIQKQNRIPYYLQLADHLIGMIQRGELSVGDKIPSEMTLSRRYQVNRHTVRQAVAKLTSLGWVTTVKGVGSFVKQRPIVPYALSQHTRFSDEIDRLGRSHRGQLISWELDVPTESERRQLLLSDSARVYRLEIVRYVDDEPFSVATSTLPENAVPNLGNHLDDFHSLYEILQTHYHFRPIRVRSVIRAMFCTVKEAMFLPKDSPILQIESLMIHPDGFPVEAANTRVRGDMNELTVEFHRGVDVL; encoded by the coding sequence GTGATTCAGAAGCAGAATCGAATCCCTTACTACCTGCAGCTCGCGGATCATCTGATCGGTATGATTCAGCGGGGTGAACTGTCGGTGGGAGACAAAATTCCCTCGGAAATGACCTTGAGCAGGCGGTACCAGGTGAACCGCCACACGGTCCGCCAAGCGGTGGCCAAATTGACAAGCCTGGGATGGGTCACCACGGTCAAAGGTGTCGGTTCTTTCGTCAAGCAGCGGCCCATTGTTCCGTACGCCTTATCCCAGCATACCCGGTTCAGCGATGAAATCGACCGGCTGGGCAGGTCCCATCGGGGTCAGCTGATCTCCTGGGAACTGGATGTGCCCACCGAGTCGGAACGGAGACAATTGCTCTTGTCGGACAGTGCCAGGGTGTACCGATTGGAGATCGTTCGCTATGTCGATGACGAGCCCTTTTCGGTGGCCACCTCGACTCTGCCCGAAAACGCTGTCCCCAACTTGGGGAACCACCTGGACGATTTCCATTCCCTGTACGAAATTCTTCAGACCCACTATCATTTTCGGCCGATCCGGGTTCGGTCCGTGATCCGCGCCATGTTCTGCACCGTCAAGGAGGCGATGTTCTTGCCCAAGGATAGCCCCATTTTGCAGATTGAAAGCTTGATGATCCACCCGGACGGATTCCCGGTGGAAGCGGCCAACACCCGGGTTCGCGGCGACATGAACGAGCTGACGGTGGAATTCCATCGTGGGGTCGACGTGTTATGA
- a CDS encoding alpha-D-ribose 1-methylphosphonate 5-triphosphate diphosphatase, which translates to MAVRSRQIIAGGTVVTPSEIIESGTVVIEDGKIVEVDDVPRSCGAAGEWHDARGAWVLPGLIDTHSDAIELELEPRPNCTLPLSISFAELERKLAGQGITTIHHALCLLGDEGESVRSNDRVGSLIRAIRQLTRGRRLIRHYIHLRFEITNRSAVPLVEQLIEGKVVDLLSFTDHTPGQGQFRDFEVQVRLTRARDGLSDEQARQRLEARMNLPKIDPSTLEDIAAKARKRGIPIASHDDDSIEKLDVAESWHASICEFPVSLPVAIEAKRRGLLVAMGAPNVLLGRSHSNNVSALEALRHGAVDILCSDYYPPSLIQSVFALFRKGYDMRQAVNLVSYHPARALGMAEAVGSISPGKVADVLIVREDEGTPVIEKVFVGGVLACQMTYQARGVLEAL; encoded by the coding sequence GTGGCTGTGCGTTCGCGGCAGATCATCGCGGGGGGGACTGTTGTCACCCCATCGGAAATCATCGAAAGCGGGACCGTCGTGATCGAAGACGGAAAAATCGTCGAAGTGGATGATGTGCCCCGGTCGTGCGGCGCGGCAGGGGAATGGCATGATGCCCGGGGAGCCTGGGTGTTGCCCGGTCTGATCGACACCCACAGCGACGCCATTGAATTGGAGCTGGAGCCCCGGCCGAACTGCACGCTTCCGCTGTCCATCTCCTTTGCCGAATTGGAACGGAAGCTCGCCGGCCAAGGCATCACCACCATCCACCACGCGCTGTGTTTGCTGGGCGACGAAGGGGAGAGTGTGCGCTCCAACGACCGGGTGGGCTCTCTGATCCGGGCGATTCGGCAACTGACCCGGGGGCGCCGGCTGATCCGGCATTACATCCATCTGCGATTTGAAATCACCAACCGATCGGCGGTGCCCCTGGTGGAACAATTGATCGAGGGAAAGGTCGTCGACCTTCTGTCCTTTACGGATCACACGCCCGGCCAAGGGCAGTTTCGGGATTTTGAAGTCCAGGTCCGCCTGACCCGGGCCCGCGACGGGTTGAGCGATGAACAGGCGAGACAGAGGTTGGAGGCTCGGATGAACCTCCCAAAGATCGATCCATCGACCTTGGAGGACATTGCGGCGAAAGCCAGGAAACGGGGGATACCCATCGCGTCTCACGATGACGACAGCATCGAAAAGCTGGACGTGGCGGAGAGTTGGCACGCGTCGATTTGTGAGTTTCCGGTTTCGCTTCCCGTCGCCATTGAGGCCAAGAGACGCGGTTTGCTTGTGGCCATGGGCGCCCCGAATGTCCTGTTGGGGCGGTCACACAGCAACAACGTGTCCGCTCTCGAAGCCCTGCGCCACGGCGCCGTGGACATCCTGTGTTCCGACTACTATCCGCCCTCGCTGATTCAGTCGGTGTTTGCGCTTTTCCGAAAGGGTTATGATATGCGGCAGGCCGTCAACCTCGTGAGCTACCATCCGGCCCGGGCCCTGGGAATGGCCGAAGCGGTCGGTTCGATCTCCCCGGGAAAAGTGGCCGATGTGCTCATTGTGCGCGAGGACGAAGGGACTCCCGTCATTGAAAAAGTCTTTGTGGGCGGGGTGTTGGCTTGTCAGATGACCTACCAGGCCCGGGGTGTCCTGGAGGCGCTGTGA
- a CDS encoding DapH/DapD/GlmU-related protein → MGEPFLANPRAPILGETPHVHETAQIIQSDLGPWTSIGPRSVIEQSTIGDYTYTAGDVQIIYANVGKFCSIASHVRLNPSNHPMWRVTQHHCTYRRVQYGFGEEDDREIFAWRQAHPVTIGHDVWIGHNAVVMPGVTVGTGAVVGAGAVVTQDVEPYTIVVGVPAKPLRPRFPREIAEKLLAVAWWDWTREQLVERMPDFNDLQVFLEKYA, encoded by the coding sequence ATGGGTGAGCCGTTTCTGGCCAATCCCCGGGCGCCGATTTTGGGGGAGACTCCCCATGTCCATGAAACGGCGCAAATCATTCAAAGCGATCTGGGGCCGTGGACCAGCATCGGGCCGCGTTCGGTGATTGAACAGTCCACCATCGGCGACTATACCTACACGGCCGGGGATGTACAGATTATTTACGCCAACGTGGGCAAATTCTGCTCGATCGCGTCCCACGTCCGATTAAATCCCAGCAACCACCCCATGTGGCGGGTCACTCAACACCACTGCACCTACCGCCGGGTGCAGTATGGGTTCGGCGAAGAGGATGACCGGGAGATTTTCGCCTGGCGCCAGGCTCATCCTGTGACGATCGGGCACGACGTCTGGATTGGACACAACGCCGTGGTGATGCCCGGCGTGACCGTCGGAACCGGGGCAGTGGTGGGAGCCGGGGCGGTGGTGACCCAAGATGTCGAGCCCTACACGATTGTTGTCGGGGTGCCCGCCAAGCCGTTGCGGCCGCGGTTCCCCCGGGAGATCGCCGAGAAGCTCCTGGCGGTGGCCTGGTGGGATTGGACCCGGGAGCAGTTGGTGGAACGAATGCCGGATTTTAACGACCTGCAGGTTTTTTTGGAAAAATACGCCTGA
- the phnE gene encoding phosphonate ABC transporter, permease protein PhnE, which produces MSVQAERREQISAQVEMARIPEQPRKRRSWLWVALAVSGFYVFALVQLQFDYGRIGKGIMEFFKNWGRMFPPDLSGWRDVASAAMVTIETAVVGTVFSIILSFFLAFLAADNLTPHPVIGRSIKAFASFLRAVPMLVWALIFIVAVGMGPFPGTLAIMTHSVGMLVKVYAQSVEEVDKGILEAMRSTGANWVQIVCQGVLPTVRGSFLSWSALRFELDLGDSVILGTVGAGGIGWVIEDNMRMYLFQPSCFAMLVVFALVFSVEVLTNRLKLRVNRLDG; this is translated from the coding sequence ATGAGCGTCCAGGCCGAACGGCGGGAACAGATCTCCGCCCAAGTGGAGATGGCGAGGATTCCCGAGCAACCGCGGAAACGCCGGTCGTGGCTGTGGGTTGCTCTGGCGGTGAGCGGGTTCTACGTTTTTGCGCTGGTGCAGTTGCAGTTCGATTATGGCCGGATCGGAAAAGGGATCATGGAATTTTTCAAAAACTGGGGGAGAATGTTTCCCCCGGACCTGTCCGGGTGGCGGGATGTCGCTTCCGCCGCCATGGTGACGATCGAGACCGCCGTCGTCGGGACCGTGTTTTCGATCATTCTCTCTTTTTTCCTGGCGTTTCTCGCGGCGGACAACCTGACTCCGCATCCGGTCATCGGACGAAGTATCAAGGCCTTCGCGTCGTTTCTGCGCGCCGTGCCGATGCTCGTGTGGGCGCTGATCTTCATTGTGGCCGTGGGTATGGGGCCCTTTCCCGGCACCCTGGCCATCATGACCCACAGCGTGGGGATGCTGGTGAAGGTTTACGCTCAATCGGTGGAAGAGGTGGACAAGGGCATCCTGGAGGCGATGCGTTCCACCGGGGCGAATTGGGTGCAGATCGTTTGCCAGGGGGTGCTGCCCACGGTGCGGGGCTCGTTTCTGTCCTGGTCGGCTCTTCGCTTCGAATTGGACCTCGGCGACTCGGTGATTCTCGGGACGGTGGGAGCCGGCGGCATCGGCTGGGTCATCGAAGACAACATGCGGATGTATCTGTTCCAGCCCTCCTGTTTTGCGATGCTGGTTGTTTTCGCCCTGGTGTTCAGTGTGGAAGTCCTGACGAACCGACTCAAACTCCGGGTGAACCGGTTGGATGGCTGA
- the phnE gene encoding phosphonate ABC transporter, permease protein PhnE: MNKGGDAIRVVKRMKRNQEWLIVAAIAVLTVWSAVQTDWSVVHLVQGFGDIYDLIAHHFLPPDLSVLPKLIKPTLETVYMSFVGTVTGALVAVVGGFMAARTTNPWTPLRLAVRGLASVLRNLPTLIWAVFLVAAFGLGNMVGTMAIVFSSIGILVRAYAEILEEIDERQAEALRATGAGYVQILGQAVWPQVLPGFAAWTLYMMELNIRASTIVGMVGGGGIGFAIQNGMKLFQFQQVSVAIAIVLVLIWATEWLTGKIRRRIL; the protein is encoded by the coding sequence ATGAACAAAGGCGGAGATGCCATTCGGGTTGTCAAGCGCATGAAGCGAAACCAGGAATGGTTGATTGTGGCGGCCATCGCCGTCCTCACCGTGTGGTCGGCTGTCCAAACCGATTGGTCCGTCGTCCATTTGGTGCAGGGGTTCGGGGATATCTACGATCTGATCGCACACCATTTTCTCCCGCCCGACCTGTCTGTGCTACCGAAGTTGATCAAGCCCACGCTGGAGACGGTGTACATGAGTTTTGTCGGCACCGTGACGGGGGCGCTGGTGGCGGTGGTCGGAGGGTTTATGGCGGCCCGGACTACGAACCCGTGGACGCCGCTGCGCCTGGCGGTGCGGGGATTGGCCTCGGTCCTGCGCAATCTTCCCACCCTGATCTGGGCGGTTTTCCTGGTGGCCGCCTTTGGTCTTGGCAACATGGTCGGGACCATGGCCATCGTCTTCTCCTCCATCGGGATCCTGGTTCGGGCCTACGCCGAGATCCTGGAGGAGATTGACGAGCGGCAGGCCGAAGCCCTGCGGGCCACCGGCGCGGGTTATGTGCAGATCCTGGGCCAGGCTGTGTGGCCCCAGGTTCTGCCGGGGTTTGCCGCATGGACGCTGTACATGATGGAGCTCAACATTCGCGCTTCCACCATCGTCGGGATGGTGGGAGGAGGCGGCATCGGCTTCGCCATCCAGAACGGCATGAAACTGTTTCAGTTTCAACAGGTCAGCGTGGCCATCGCGATCGTCCTGGTGTTGATCTGGGCCACGGAGTGGCTGACGGGGAAGATCAGGAGGAGAATCCTATGA
- the phnC gene encoding phosphonate ABC transporter ATP-binding protein, translating to MEPILRVEHLKKVYPDGTEALREVDFTVHPGEFVAVIGPSGSGKSTLLRCVNRLVEPTQGAVIFKGENITRAGGRRVRRLRREIGMVFQSHNLIPRISVLQNVLHGRLGYKDSFRGALGMFSAQEKEDALRILERMGLLEQAHKRADELSGGQQQRVGIARALAQKPILILADEPIANLDPATSESIMDHLHTICRADGITCLINLHQVAIAKKYATRIIGIHRGTKVFDGPPSKLDDRIIGQIYYQEKAVV from the coding sequence ATGGAACCCATATTGCGGGTGGAGCACCTGAAAAAAGTGTATCCCGACGGCACCGAAGCTCTGCGGGAAGTGGATTTCACCGTCCATCCCGGCGAGTTTGTGGCGGTCATCGGTCCCAGCGGTTCGGGCAAAAGCACGCTGCTTCGTTGTGTGAATCGCCTCGTCGAACCGACCCAGGGCGCGGTGATCTTCAAAGGTGAAAACATCACCCGGGCCGGCGGCCGCCGGGTGAGGCGTCTCCGGCGAGAAATCGGGATGGTTTTCCAAAGCCACAATTTGATTCCCCGGATCAGCGTCCTTCAAAACGTCCTGCACGGGAGACTGGGCTACAAGGACAGCTTCCGGGGAGCGCTGGGGATGTTCAGCGCCCAGGAAAAGGAGGATGCGCTGCGGATCTTGGAGCGCATGGGCTTATTGGAACAGGCGCACAAACGGGCGGACGAACTGTCCGGGGGGCAACAACAGCGGGTGGGCATCGCCCGGGCCTTGGCCCAGAAGCCCATCCTCATCCTGGCCGACGAGCCCATCGCCAACCTCGATCCGGCTACGTCGGAGAGCATCATGGATCATTTGCACACGATCTGCCGGGCGGACGGCATTACGTGTCTCATCAATTTGCACCAGGTGGCCATCGCAAAAAAATATGCCACGCGGATCATCGGGATTCACCGAGGCACCAAAGTCTTTGACGGCCCGCCCTCCAAACTGGACGACAGGATCATCGGGCAGATCTATTACCAGGAGAAAGCCGTGGTATGA
- a CDS encoding phosphate/phosphite/phosphonate ABC transporter substrate-binding protein: MRQGFNEVRKRILASGIAVLLLASLTACGSQQATSDTGSAASTGSAGEASGKQNWPKELNYGLIPAEVAGNLGDVERKFAEDIGKALGIKVNVYVGDDYTSVIEAMRAKKVDLGYFGPFSYIIAHQEAGAEPIACKATSKENAFYHSEIVVPADSPAKTIADLKGKTFLYADPASTSGHLFPQAMISEELNIPPEKVDSFFSNVSYSGGHDKSIIAIAHHQADGAGVCDVCIQRFIDAGMVKASDFRVIKTSAPIPLDPLTYRNDLPPDLVAKIKEFVLNYDKQNPDYFKKTGTKAFYPMTDADYKIVYDTAKILHMTPQDILKKK; this comes from the coding sequence GTGCGCCAAGGCTTCAACGAAGTGCGAAAACGGATACTCGCCTCAGGCATCGCGGTTCTTCTGTTGGCTTCCCTCACGGCTTGCGGTTCGCAGCAGGCAACATCGGACACCGGTTCCGCAGCTTCTACGGGGAGTGCCGGAGAGGCCAGCGGCAAACAGAACTGGCCGAAGGAACTGAATTATGGACTTATTCCGGCGGAGGTCGCCGGCAACCTCGGAGATGTGGAGAGAAAATTTGCCGAAGACATTGGCAAAGCGTTGGGCATCAAAGTGAACGTCTACGTCGGTGACGACTACACATCGGTCATTGAAGCGATGCGTGCAAAAAAGGTGGATCTCGGGTATTTCGGCCCCTTCTCGTACATCATCGCCCACCAGGAGGCCGGCGCGGAACCCATCGCCTGTAAGGCCACGAGCAAAGAAAACGCCTTTTATCACAGCGAAATCGTCGTGCCCGCCGATTCCCCGGCGAAAACCATCGCCGACCTTAAGGGGAAAACTTTCCTGTACGCCGATCCGGCCTCCACGTCGGGACATCTGTTTCCCCAAGCCATGATCAGTGAGGAACTGAACATCCCGCCCGAAAAGGTGGACAGCTTTTTTTCGAACGTGTCCTACTCGGGCGGCCATGACAAGTCCATCATCGCCATTGCCCACCACCAGGCGGACGGAGCGGGGGTGTGCGACGTGTGTATCCAGCGCTTCATCGATGCGGGGATGGTGAAAGCGTCCGATTTCCGCGTGATCAAAACCTCCGCACCGATCCCCCTTGATCCGTTGACCTACCGGAACGACTTGCCGCCGGACCTCGTGGCCAAAATCAAAGAGTTCGTGCTGAATTACGACAAACAGAATCCCGACTACTTCAAGAAGACCGGCACCAAGGCCTTCTACCCGATGACCGACGCCGATTACAAAATCGTTTACGACACGGCCAAGATTTTGCACATGACGCCCCAGGACATTCTGAAAAAGAAATAG
- a CDS encoding 3-hydroxyacyl-CoA dehydrogenase, with protein sequence MDVKGYSAIVTGGASGLGEATARKLHELGAKLVIADVSERGQEVAESLGEGARFVRTDVTDPESVRATVAAAKELGPLGVTVNCAGIAIAEKVLGKQGPHDLDAFARVIHVNLIGTFNVLRLAAEAMSQGEPNEDGERGVIINTASVAAFEGQIGQVAYSASKGGVVGLTLPAARDLARYGIRVVSIAPGIFDTRMLAGLPEPARKSLGQQVPFPSRLGRPEEYAMLVASIVGNAMINGTTIRLDGAIRMAPR encoded by the coding sequence ATGGATGTCAAAGGATACAGCGCCATCGTGACGGGGGGAGCCTCGGGGCTCGGCGAGGCCACGGCGCGTAAACTGCATGAGCTCGGAGCCAAGCTGGTCATCGCGGATGTCAGCGAACGGGGCCAGGAGGTGGCCGAGTCCCTCGGAGAAGGGGCCCGGTTTGTCCGCACGGACGTCACGGATCCGGAATCGGTGCGCGCCACGGTGGCGGCGGCGAAGGAGCTCGGTCCCCTGGGGGTGACGGTGAACTGCGCGGGGATCGCCATCGCCGAAAAAGTGCTCGGCAAACAGGGGCCCCATGATCTTGACGCTTTCGCCCGGGTGATTCACGTTAACCTGATTGGTACGTTCAACGTGTTGCGTTTGGCCGCCGAGGCCATGTCCCAGGGGGAGCCCAACGAGGACGGAGAACGCGGGGTGATCATCAACACCGCTTCGGTGGCCGCTTTCGAGGGGCAGATCGGCCAGGTGGCCTACAGCGCATCCAAGGGCGGCGTGGTGGGGCTGACCCTGCCGGCGGCCCGGGATTTGGCCCGCTATGGCATCCGCGTCGTCAGCATCGCCCCGGGGATTTTTGATACCCGCATGCTGGCGGGTCTGCCGGAGCCGGCCCGAAAATCTCTCGGTCAGCAGGTGCCCTTTCCCAGCCGCCTGGGCCGACCCGAAGAGTATGCGATGCTCGTGGCGTCGATTGTGGGCAATGCCATGATCAACGGCACCACCATCCGGCTGGACGGCGCCATTCGCATGGCCCCGCGATAA